One Phaseolus vulgaris cultivar G19833 chromosome 11, P. vulgaris v2.0, whole genome shotgun sequence genomic window carries:
- the LOC137813381 gene encoding uncharacterized protein isoform X1: protein MDIDFKEYQLRCELRGHEDDVRGICVCGSEAIATSSRDRTVRLWSLDSHRKFVSSKILLGHTSFVGPLAWIPPNSEFPLGGVVSGGMDTQVFVWDLKTGEKVHTLKGHQLQVTGIALDEGDVVSSSVDCTLRRWRNGEAVETWEAHKAPVQAVIKLPSGEFVTGSSDTTLKLWRGKTCIHTFEGHSDTVRGLSVMSGLGILSASHDGSLRLWAVSGEVLMEMVGHTAIVYSVDSHASGLIVSGSEDRFAKVWKDGVCVQSIEHPGCVWDTKFMENGDIVTACSDGVVRIWTVDQNNVAEQLELDLYTSELSQYKSSRKRVGGLKLEELPGLEALKIPGTTDGQTKVVREGDNGVAYGWNMGEQKWDKIGEVVDGPEESNPQIFDGIQYDHVFDVDIGDGMPIRKLPYNRSDNPYDVADKWLLKENLPLSFREQIVQFILQNTGQNNVTFDASFRDPYTGSHAYVPGQPSYLSDNSAKPTFKHIPKKGMLVFDAAQFDGILKKITEFNITLQSDQVDMEKQNLSLTELNVSRLGAIVKILKDTSHYHSSKFADSDIDLLLNLVRSWPISMIFPVIDIIRIIVLHPDGSILLHKHFEAENDILVEVIKKVTVNPTIPANLLTSIRAVTNLFRNSCFYNWLQKHRSEILDAFSSCSSSPNKNLQLSYSTLLLNYAVLLIESKDQEGQSQVLSAALELAEDENVEVDSKFRALVAVGSLMLEGLVRKIALDFDVLNIAKAAKGSKDAKIAEVGSDIELLTKQS from the exons ATGGACATTGATTTCAAAGAATACCAGTTGCGCTGCGAGCTTCGGGGTCACGAAGATGAT GTTCGGGGAATATGCGTTTGCGGCAGCGAGGCCATAGCGACGTCGTCGAGGGACCGGACGGTTAGGTTGTGGTCTCTGGACAGCCACCGCAAGTTCGTGAGTTCCAAGATTCTGTTGGGGCACACGAGCTTTGTGGGACCTTTGGCGTGGATTCCCCCGAATTCGGAGTTTCCGCTTGGTGGGGTTGTGTCTGGCGGCATGGACACTCAGGTCTTTGTCTGGGACTTGAAAACTGGTGAGAAGGTTCATACTCTCAAGGGCCATCAGTTGCAGGTCACTGGCATTGCGCTTGATGAAGGGGATGTTGTGTCCTCTTCTGTTGATTG TACCTTAAGACGGTGGAGAAATGGGGAAGCTGTAGAGACGTGGGAAGCCCATAAggcaccagtccaagcagttatAAAGCTGCCCTCAGGAGAGTTTGTTACTG GTTCAAGTGACACTACTTTAAAGCTTTGGAGAGGAAAAACTTGCATACATACCTTTGAAGGACATTCAG ATACAGTTCGTGGGTTGTCTGTGATGTCTGGTCTTGGAATCCTATCTGCATCACATGATGG TTCTCTTAGATTATGGGCAGTAAGTGGTGAAGTGTTAATGGAGATGGTCGGTCACACTGCCATTGTTTATTCAGTTGATTCACATGCATCGGGACTTATTGTCAGTGGTAGCGAAGATCGTTTTGCCAAAGTTTGGAAAG ATGGAGTTTGTGTTCAGAGCATAGAACATCCTGGTTGTGTTTGGGATACAAAATTTATGGAGAATGGGGATATTGTGACTGCATGTTCAGATGGAGTTGTACGCATTTGGACTGTAGATCAGAATAATGTTGCTGAACAGCTAGAGCTTGATTTATACACTTCAGAACTTTCTCAGTACAAATCTAGTAG GAAGCGGGTTGGAGGATTGAAATTAGAAGAGTTACCTGGCTTGGAGGCACTGAAGATCCCAG GAACAACTGATGGCCAGACAAAAGTAGTCAGAGAGGGGGATAATGGGGTGGCATATGGATGGAACATGGGAGAACAGAAGTGGGATAAA ATCGGTGAAGTTGTTGATGGACCTGAGGAATCAAATCCTCAAATTTTTGATGGTATTCAGTATGATCATG TGTTTGATGTGGATATTGGTGATGGTATGCCTATTCGTAAGCTGCCATACAATAGATCAG ATAATCCATATGATGTTGCTGATAAATGGCTACTCAAGGAGAATCTTCCACTTTCTTTTCGTGAGCAAATTGTACAGTTCATTCTTCAAAATACTGGACAAAACAATGTTACTTTTGATGCTTCATTTCGAGATCCCTATACTGGCT CCCATGCTTACGTACCAGGACAACCTTCTTATTTGTCTG ATAATTCTGCAAAACCCACTTTCAAGCATATTCCTAAG AAAGGGATGCTTGTTTTTGATGCAGCTCAGTTTGACGGGATCCTTAAAAAGATTACTGAGTTCAATATTACATTACAATCTGACCAGGTAGATATG GAAAAACAGAACTTGTCTTTGACTGAGCTCAATGTTTCTAGACTGGGTGCCATTGTTAAAATTCTGAAAGACACTTCACATTATCATTCTAGTAAATTTGCAGACTCTGATATAGACTTGTTACTGAATCTGGTTCGATCATGGCCTATTTCAATGATATTTCCTG TCATTGATATCATAAGGATAATTGTTCTTCATCCAGATGGGTCTATTTTACTTCACAAGCATTTTGAAGCAGAAAACG ACATACTTGTGGAAGTGATTAAGAAAGTCACTGTAAATCCAACAATTCCTGCAAATCTGTTGACCAGCATCCGTGCTGTAACTAATCTCTTCAGGAATTCGTGCTTCTACAACTGGTTGCAGAAACATCGTAGTGAG ATACTTGATGCTTTCTCAAGTTGTAGTTCATCTCCAAACAAAAATTTGCAGCTGTCATACTCTACCTTGTTACTAAA TTATGCTGTGCTGTTGATTGAATCAAAGGATCAAGAAGGTCAATCTCAAGTTCTGTCAGCAGCCCTTGAG CTTGCCGAGGATGAAAATGTAGAAGTTGATTCCAAATTTCGTGCTTTGGTTGCTGTTGGATCTCTG ATGCTTGAGGGTCTTGTCAGAAAAATAGCTCTGGATTTTGATGTTTTGAACATTGCAAAAGCAGCTAAGGGCTCTAAGGATGCCAAGATTGCAGAAGTCGGATCTGACATTGAGCTGTTAACAAAGCAGAGCTGA
- the LOC137813381 gene encoding uncharacterized protein isoform X2, translated as MDIDFKEYQLRCELRGHEDDVRGICVCGSEAIATSSRDRTVRLWSLDSHRKFVSSKILLGHTSFVGPLAWIPPNSEFPLGGVVSGGMDTQVFVWDLKTGEKVHTLKGHQLQVTGIALDEGDVVSSSVDCTLRRWRNGEAVETWEAHKAPVQAVIKLPSGEFVTGSSDTTLKLWRGKTCIHTFEGHSDTVRGLSVMSGLGILSASHDGSLRLWAVSGEVLMEMVGHTAIVYSVDSHASGLIVSGSEDRFAKVWKDGVCVQSIEHPGCVWDTKFMENGDIVTACSDGVVRIWTVDQNNVAEQLELDLYTSELSQYKSSRKRVGGLKLEELPGLEALKIPGTTDGQTKVVREGDNGVAYGWNMGEQKWDKIGEVVDGPEESNPQIFDGIQYDHVFDVDIGDGMPIRKLPYNRSDNPYDVADKWLLKENLPLSFREQIVQFILQNTGQNNVTFDASFRDPYTGSHAYVPGQPSYLSDNSAKPTFKHIPKKGMLVFDAAQFDGILKKITEFNITLQSDQEKQNLSLTELNVSRLGAIVKILKDTSHYHSSKFADSDIDLLLNLVRSWPISMIFPVIDIIRIIVLHPDGSILLHKHFEAENDILVEVIKKVTVNPTIPANLLTSIRAVTNLFRNSCFYNWLQKHRSEILDAFSSCSSSPNKNLQLSYSTLLLNYAVLLIESKDQEGQSQVLSAALELAEDENVEVDSKFRALVAVGSLMLEGLVRKIALDFDVLNIAKAAKGSKDAKIAEVGSDIELLTKQS; from the exons ATGGACATTGATTTCAAAGAATACCAGTTGCGCTGCGAGCTTCGGGGTCACGAAGATGAT GTTCGGGGAATATGCGTTTGCGGCAGCGAGGCCATAGCGACGTCGTCGAGGGACCGGACGGTTAGGTTGTGGTCTCTGGACAGCCACCGCAAGTTCGTGAGTTCCAAGATTCTGTTGGGGCACACGAGCTTTGTGGGACCTTTGGCGTGGATTCCCCCGAATTCGGAGTTTCCGCTTGGTGGGGTTGTGTCTGGCGGCATGGACACTCAGGTCTTTGTCTGGGACTTGAAAACTGGTGAGAAGGTTCATACTCTCAAGGGCCATCAGTTGCAGGTCACTGGCATTGCGCTTGATGAAGGGGATGTTGTGTCCTCTTCTGTTGATTG TACCTTAAGACGGTGGAGAAATGGGGAAGCTGTAGAGACGTGGGAAGCCCATAAggcaccagtccaagcagttatAAAGCTGCCCTCAGGAGAGTTTGTTACTG GTTCAAGTGACACTACTTTAAAGCTTTGGAGAGGAAAAACTTGCATACATACCTTTGAAGGACATTCAG ATACAGTTCGTGGGTTGTCTGTGATGTCTGGTCTTGGAATCCTATCTGCATCACATGATGG TTCTCTTAGATTATGGGCAGTAAGTGGTGAAGTGTTAATGGAGATGGTCGGTCACACTGCCATTGTTTATTCAGTTGATTCACATGCATCGGGACTTATTGTCAGTGGTAGCGAAGATCGTTTTGCCAAAGTTTGGAAAG ATGGAGTTTGTGTTCAGAGCATAGAACATCCTGGTTGTGTTTGGGATACAAAATTTATGGAGAATGGGGATATTGTGACTGCATGTTCAGATGGAGTTGTACGCATTTGGACTGTAGATCAGAATAATGTTGCTGAACAGCTAGAGCTTGATTTATACACTTCAGAACTTTCTCAGTACAAATCTAGTAG GAAGCGGGTTGGAGGATTGAAATTAGAAGAGTTACCTGGCTTGGAGGCACTGAAGATCCCAG GAACAACTGATGGCCAGACAAAAGTAGTCAGAGAGGGGGATAATGGGGTGGCATATGGATGGAACATGGGAGAACAGAAGTGGGATAAA ATCGGTGAAGTTGTTGATGGACCTGAGGAATCAAATCCTCAAATTTTTGATGGTATTCAGTATGATCATG TGTTTGATGTGGATATTGGTGATGGTATGCCTATTCGTAAGCTGCCATACAATAGATCAG ATAATCCATATGATGTTGCTGATAAATGGCTACTCAAGGAGAATCTTCCACTTTCTTTTCGTGAGCAAATTGTACAGTTCATTCTTCAAAATACTGGACAAAACAATGTTACTTTTGATGCTTCATTTCGAGATCCCTATACTGGCT CCCATGCTTACGTACCAGGACAACCTTCTTATTTGTCTG ATAATTCTGCAAAACCCACTTTCAAGCATATTCCTAAG AAAGGGATGCTTGTTTTTGATGCAGCTCAGTTTGACGGGATCCTTAAAAAGATTACTGAGTTCAATATTACATTACAATCTGACCAG GAAAAACAGAACTTGTCTTTGACTGAGCTCAATGTTTCTAGACTGGGTGCCATTGTTAAAATTCTGAAAGACACTTCACATTATCATTCTAGTAAATTTGCAGACTCTGATATAGACTTGTTACTGAATCTGGTTCGATCATGGCCTATTTCAATGATATTTCCTG TCATTGATATCATAAGGATAATTGTTCTTCATCCAGATGGGTCTATTTTACTTCACAAGCATTTTGAAGCAGAAAACG ACATACTTGTGGAAGTGATTAAGAAAGTCACTGTAAATCCAACAATTCCTGCAAATCTGTTGACCAGCATCCGTGCTGTAACTAATCTCTTCAGGAATTCGTGCTTCTACAACTGGTTGCAGAAACATCGTAGTGAG ATACTTGATGCTTTCTCAAGTTGTAGTTCATCTCCAAACAAAAATTTGCAGCTGTCATACTCTACCTTGTTACTAAA TTATGCTGTGCTGTTGATTGAATCAAAGGATCAAGAAGGTCAATCTCAAGTTCTGTCAGCAGCCCTTGAG CTTGCCGAGGATGAAAATGTAGAAGTTGATTCCAAATTTCGTGCTTTGGTTGCTGTTGGATCTCTG ATGCTTGAGGGTCTTGTCAGAAAAATAGCTCTGGATTTTGATGTTTTGAACATTGCAAAAGCAGCTAAGGGCTCTAAGGATGCCAAGATTGCAGAAGTCGGATCTGACATTGAGCTGTTAACAAAGCAGAGCTGA
- the LOC137833059 gene encoding cytochrome c biogenesis protein CCS1, chloroplastic, with protein sequence MKAFSAINSTNPCLPKTHFLKVPIFHPFFKFNPFSHSYNTHAHAANRAHKLPLTISCKLKSSQDVKNKGKSVSQKIVLSETSPPPLTEDDSTNSDSGDVPQSSMKKKGGPFEVLIVFRRKTLQILSSLPLAIADMFVAAALMALGTLIEQGEAPDFYIQKYSEDNPVFGFFTWRWILALGFDHMFSSPVFLGVLALLGASLMACTYTTQLPIIKVSRRWSFLHSAEAIRKQEFSESLPRASIQDVGTILMGAGYEVFLKGPSLYAFKGLAGRLAPVGVHIALLLVMAGGTVSAAGSFRGSVTVPQGLNFVVGDVLAPSGFLSSPTEAFNTEIHVNRFYMDYFESGEVSQFHTDLSLRNMDGKEVMRKTISVNDPLRYGGITIYQTDWSISALQILKDNEGPYNLAMAPLQINGDKKLYGTFLPVGDINSPDVKGISMLARDLQSIVLYDKEGKFVGVRRPNSNLPINIDGSEIVIVDAIGSSGLDLKTDPGVPVVYAGFGALMITTCISYLSHSQIWALQDGTTVFVGGKTNRAKIEFPEEMNRLLDKVPEIVESTLSKQADSISG encoded by the exons ATGAAGGCTTTCAGTGCCATAAACTCCACAAATCCATGTCTTCCCAAAACCCATTTCCTCAAAGTCCCTATCTTTCACCCCTTCTTCAAATTCAATCCATTCTCACACTCATACAACACCCATGCCCATGCTGCAAACAGAGCTCACAAGCTTCCACTCACCATCAGCTGCAAGCTGAAAAGCTCCCAAGATGTCAAAAACAAAGGGAAGAGCGTGTCCCAGAAGATTGTCTTATCAGAAACTTCCCCTCCACCACTCACTGAGGATGATAGCACCAATTCTGACAGTGGGGATGTTCCACAAAGCTCAATGAAAAAAAAGGGAGGCCCTTTTGAGGTGCTCATCGTGTTCAGAAGAAAGACTTTGCAGATTCTCTCTAGTTTGCCATTGGCTATTGCGGACATGTTCGTTGCTGCTGCTTTGATGGCTTTGG GAACACTTATTGAACAAGGTGAAGCCCCTGACTTTTATATCCAGAAATACTCTGAAGATAATCCTGTATTTGGATTTTTTACTTGGAGATGGATTCTCGcccttggttttgatcacatgtTTTCGTCCCCTGTATTTCTTGGAGTGTTGGCTCTCCTGGGTGCATCCCTCATGGCCTGCACATACACAACTCAACTCCCCATCATCAAGGTTTCAAGAAG ATGGTCATTTTTGCATTCTGCTGAGGCCATACGCAAGCAAGAATTTTCAGAATCATTGCCAAGAGCATCAATCCAAGATGTTGGTACTATTTTGATGGGAGCTGGATACGAG GTATTCTTGAAAGGACCATCTTTATATGCCTTTAAAGGACTTGCAGGTCGGTTGGCCCCTGTTGGAGTTCATATAGCACTGCTACTTGTAATGGCTGGAGGAACTGTTAGTGCTGCTGGGAGCTTCAGAGGTTCGGTCACTGTGCCCCAGGGGCTGAATTTTGTTGTAGGTGATGTTCTGGCTCCTTCCGGATTTCTCTCTTCTCCAACTGAGGCTTTTAATACAGAGATTCATGTCAACAGATTCTACATGGATTATTTTGAGAGTGGAGAG GTTTCACAATTCCACACTGATCTTTCCCTTCGTAACATGGATGGGAAAGAAGTAATGAGGAAAACAATCAGTGTAAATGATCCTTTAAGATATGGTGGTATCACCATATATCAGACAGATTGGAGTATTTCTGCTCTGCAAATTCTTAAGGATAATGAAGGACCGTATAACTTGGCTATGGCACCTTTACAGATCAATGGAGATAAGAAACTTTATGGTACTTTTCTACCGGTTGGAGATATTAACTCTCCTGACGTTAAGGGAAT ATCTATGCTTGCTCGTGATCTACAGTCAATCGTCCTTTACGATAAGGAAGGAAAATTTGTGGGAGTTAGACGGCCTAATTCAAACCTCCCAATCAATATTGATGGCTCAGAAATTGTCATTGTTGATGCAATAGGAAGTAGTGGCTTGGACTTGAAG ACTGACCCAGGTGTGCCAGTTGTATATGCTGGATTTGGTGCTCTAATGATCACTACTTGCATCAGCTATTTGTCTCATTCACAG ATATGGGCTTTACAAGATGGAACAACAGTCTTCGTTGGAGGAAAGACTAACAGAGCAAAGATAGAGTTTCCAGAGGAGATGAACCGCTTACTTGATAAAGTCCCTGAAATTGTTGAATCAACTCTATCTAAGCAAGCTGATAGCATTAGTGGTTAG